Proteins from one Desulfonema limicola genomic window:
- a CDS encoding C1 family peptidase: MHNGAKGLSSGAAYIFKYNGTSWTQASKLTASDGSEKDFFGFSVSVSGNYAIAGAVNEDEGGNNAGAVYIFQNNGGIWTQTAKLIPSDSSSMDFFGCSVSISGDYALAGAYSDDNHGKNSGSAYLFKNNGTSWMQHEKFFSGDGDNDDYLGRFVSVYSSQSASYRILAGAPGDDDNGENSGSVYVYGDFPVGRPVIEVAPLFLTLDQSKSARMVPELKARSEDIDECTRGLVIPENVKEYWKQYTPSPPQMGPSASDLPVSIDWSQYDGPVKSQGSCGACSVFAAVGLIENLGNQAGLPVEQDLSVQSVLSCSPDISCAGGWYWDALNYISTNGVIPTSCQPYTGQNGTCSERCEQPEFIEKIAQFTGSPGLWGEVLSPKNLKTALQTGPLCVAMYVPDDGTFTGSGYKGGVYNYEGGPISWEYNGHAVLLVGYDDNLQCFKVKNSWGPNWGENGYFRIAYDDVTDDVKFGSYAVTGSGAYLAGQTATFTISNQGSADLNIISMTGNKNWLAFSPVSPLTISPNQKQVISVSVSSWSLLNGAIDTGKITILSNDPSASTIDVNVTAKSGPEQGAVPGDIDNINQVDLHDAVLGLQVLTGITENQDSIRSDYVESKVDVNKDDRIGIEEVIYILKYLADNNHQN, translated from the coding sequence ATGCACAATGGAGCAAAAGGCCTGAGTTCAGGTGCTGCTTATATATTTAAATATAACGGCACCAGCTGGACACAAGCCTCAAAATTAACAGCATCAGATGGATCTGAAAAAGATTTTTTCGGTTTTTCAGTATCTGTTTCAGGCAATTATGCAATTGCCGGAGCTGTTAATGAAGATGAAGGGGGAAATAATGCAGGAGCTGTTTATATTTTCCAAAATAATGGGGGAATCTGGACACAGACTGCAAAATTAATACCTTCTGACAGCAGTTCTATGGATTTTTTTGGCTGTTCTGTTTCCATATCAGGGGATTATGCTCTTGCAGGTGCTTATTCTGATGATAATCACGGGAAGAATTCAGGTTCAGCATATTTATTTAAAAATAATGGAACAAGCTGGATGCAGCATGAAAAATTTTTTTCAGGAGACGGGGATAATGATGATTATCTGGGACGTTTTGTTTCTGTTTACAGCAGTCAGTCAGCTTCATACCGGATTCTTGCAGGCGCACCAGGAGATGATGATAATGGTGAAAACTCAGGGTCTGTCTATGTATATGGAGATTTTCCAGTTGGCAGGCCTGTTATAGAAGTAGCTCCTTTATTTTTAACCCTGGATCAGTCCAAATCTGCAAGAATGGTTCCTGAATTAAAAGCAAGGTCAGAAGATATTGACGAATGCACCAGGGGGCTGGTTATTCCTGAAAATGTTAAAGAATACTGGAAACAATATACCCCGTCTCCTCCTCAAATGGGGCCTTCAGCTTCAGATCTGCCTGTTTCCATAGACTGGAGCCAATATGACGGCCCTGTGAAATCCCAGGGAAGCTGCGGTGCCTGTTCTGTATTTGCGGCAGTCGGGCTTATAGAAAATTTAGGAAACCAGGCAGGGCTTCCTGTTGAGCAGGATCTTTCAGTGCAGTCTGTTTTATCCTGTTCTCCTGACATATCCTGTGCAGGAGGCTGGTACTGGGATGCTTTAAATTATATCAGCACAAATGGAGTTATTCCCACATCATGCCAGCCCTATACAGGACAAAACGGGACCTGCTCTGAAAGATGTGAACAGCCTGAATTTATAGAAAAAATTGCTCAATTTACAGGGTCTCCAGGGTTATGGGGAGAAGTATTAAGCCCAAAAAATTTAAAAACAGCCCTTCAAACAGGACCCCTGTGTGTTGCAATGTATGTTCCTGATGACGGCACTTTTACAGGCAGCGGCTATAAAGGCGGGGTTTATAATTATGAGGGCGGTCCCATCAGCTGGGAATATAACGGACATGCTGTGCTTCTTGTTGGTTATGACGACAATCTGCAATGCTTTAAAGTAAAAAACAGCTGGGGACCAAACTGGGGAGAAAACGGCTATTTCCGCATAGCATATGACGATGTAACTGATGATGTGAAATTCGGAAGCTATGCAGTAACTGGTTCAGGAGCATATCTTGCAGGACAAACAGCAACCTTTACAATATCAAACCAGGGTTCTGCTGATTTAAATATTATCAGCATGACCGGAAATAAAAACTGGCTCGCATTTTCACCTGTCAGTCCTTTAACAATATCTCCTAACCAGAAACAGGTTATCAGTGTATCTGTAAGCAGCTGGTCTCTTTTGAACGGGGCAATTGATACAGGAAAAATTACAATATTATCAAATGATCCTTCTGCTTCCACTATTGATGTAAATGTAACTGCCAAATCAGGGCCTGAACAAGGGGCAGTGCCAGGAGATATTGATAATATCAACCAGGTTGATTTACATGATGCAGTCCTTGGTCTTCAGGTATTAACAGGGATAACTGAGAACCAGGATTCTATCCGTTCCGACTATGTTGAATCAAAAGTTGACGTTAATAAGGATGACAGGATAGGGATTGAGGAAGTGATTTATATTTTGAAATATCTTGCTGATAATAATCATCAAAATTAG